ACTTTgagcacaaaacaaaacattcagaGTTGGGGTTTACCATGGGTATTTATTTAATTCAAAATAGTACAATTCGTTCACTTTACATATATATGAAGTAACGTGGTGTACATACTAAAGTACATGACTGATTTATCAGTACAATCAACAGGTTTATAATtaaataagcatttattttttctaattgcaGTATTTTACTGATGTATGGTTTCATTGAAGAAAGGATTAAATTTAAACAGATTAGTATATTTTCAGTGGGCAAGTATTTCTCCATTTACTCACTTGTACATTAATATGCAAATCATTCCACATGCTCATGGGTTTATGAACTCCAGAATTAGTTCTTTTTCTAGACGGGATAAATTGGGTTCTTTATAGTATTAAAAAGAGAAGTATAATTAAAACACATGCTTGTatctacattttatttaaaactagtACAGCTTTGATAGTTACTGGCTGAGTAAAAACACTTCAGTTGCATTGAAGAGGCTTTTGAACCATTATTTATCATGCTATaactagtattttttttcctagtggtaTATCACCCCAATGTTTTGATATATCCATGATATCTGAAGCTAACCAAGATAACAGTTTTCAGAAGTGCACCGATTCAGTTACACATTTCTCATTTCATTCCAAATTAACAGAACCTCATTCTAACACTTCTAGTCATTCAtagcacaaaagaaaacaaacaaaaaagagattcAGGAATACAGGAGCAGGCTTGTTTCACTGCTTGTGGTAATCCAGGAAACCTCACGTTATATACTGTTGGTCATACACCAATATCACATTAAAGAATCCAAAGATCTTCTTTGCTTGCATATCACTCCAGACTATGGCTAAAGAAGCCTCTAGACTTAGAGGTTAATATTAAACACCCCTTTAAAGTCAAGAAACAAACTATAGAAAATGTGGACTTTTGCCACTGCACAAACCGCTGGAGCACTTTTTCCCTGTGAACAAGGGGACAGAGTACTCCTTCCGTACCCTACGGAGTGGGTCTGAGCCCTGTGGCACAGCCAAGCAGCCAAAGGGACAGGCTTTCTCAGAGGAAACTGCTCTTGTCCCTCATGGCTGAAAAACTGGAAGTGCAGAAAAAAGAGGTTTGCATTCATTGTTGGCTCCTAACAGGACACATCCTCCTTCCGCATCTTTTGAAGTGTTCTGTTTAGTTTGATAGTACTAGTGCTGACTTGCTTTGAAAAGTTGAGACCCTTGAAATAGTACAACTACTCCAAAGACAGCCATGGCACATTTAGGTCAACCATCAATTCCATATCCTATTCCAGCCAAAGAAATGGAAGTGTCTTACCAGCCTTATGCTGTCCTCGACAAAGTACTAAGAGTTCACAAACCAAGTAAAAATAGAGACACCAAGCCCTAATTCCTGCAAGTTTCTCTCTAAAGCACTTTGGCTAATATGAAATGTGGTCACAGAGGTTCTTCTGAGCCTTCTAACACTTCCCCTTTAAACTGCCAGCAGTAGCTTTGTGTTTTACTTCACCCAGTCCCATAATGGGGAGTTTTACAAATGGAAGTCCAGGAAGTCTCTCATGTGAGCTTTCCTGTTCTTCACGGACTACTGCAAGAAGAGTTAACATAGTAAGTCCAGAGGCACAAACAAGATACAGGCCTATGAGATCCGAATACCTTGATTGCCTACTGATTGTTTTTGAGTTAAGTAAGAAATGCAGTACAGATTCCTCTGTACATGGTGAGGACTTCTGAAGACATACCACaacccaaagcaaagcaaaccaagggaATTAAAaatccatccccatcccagtgggaATGGATGTATATTCTCCTTTGTGCTAATTCCATGTATGTTTCCAAAGATTCACCTGACTGCCCACAGGCTTCACAGAgagcaaacagcattttctagGTACTGTGCACACTCTCTTGAGACTCTTTAAATCAGAGTCTCAATAACATGTAGGAAATCCAGTTTCTACCACCTGAACAACTAAAGATACACCAGCAGAGACCATCCTGCCTCACAAAGAGGAAAAGCTTTATGACAGGAGACCCTGCTTTAAACGGACAGCACATTTACGCTCCATATGCAAGCCAAAAATGTACTCCCTGAACTCCTCagcacacaaaaaaccccactggagAGTCTTCAGTGTGAAGATGTGAAACATGTTCTGGGTCAGAACATGAGACACAATGCTTCACCCACACACCATATTACAAGGCACACACTACTGCTCTGCAGGATGTCTTCCTGAAGACTCTCTGGCATATTCCCAGCCTCTGAGTCATTGTCATTTATTTCCTGGTGATTTTCACACCATTTCTTATTTGTCAACTCTAAACATCTCTGCATTTCCATTCTGATGAGATCCGTCATACTGACTTTTATAACTGTCACAAGACCTaaacttactgattttattaGTTCACTGTGTACCATCTAATGGAGACATACACTGAGAACACGTGCATTGCAAATCCTGACTATGGATAACAGTCTGTGTATAGAGAAAAAGGCAACCTCAAAGCCTGGAACCTGAACTTGTCAAAGtattcttcctgtttctttctcaaAGAGTTTACTGCTACCTGTGGAACACATTTGGACCTGAAAATGAATTCTGGGGATCCTTTACAGAAAACCACAGAAGCCACAGCGACTACTGAAGACATTTAACAATGGTTTCATATAATAACTTTGCTTTTAGAGGCACAATCAACGTCTTAGTAAAAACTGTGAAGAAAGGTTTCACAATCATCAACATTTTACTACATCACTATCTAAAAGCTTTAGCAATTCAGACCAGCAATCAGCAGATTTCCTAAACTGCTTAAAAGAGCTAATAATTTTTGTCTCGATTTTCAAGACTTCTTAGGCTAAGACATACAAAGAGTTGCCGCAGGACTGATTATCTGCATGTAAGTACTAAGGCAAACTAAATGATGATATGAGACCTTACTGTTTCATtgggcagagagagagaacagtgccACTGGAAAATAACCAGAAGGCAGGGTACAAGGCTTCAGTAAACTGAGTTTTGAATTTATAAATCAAGTTATGCTTCTCCCCAACAGCCATGAAAATCACAAACCCTCCCTCACAGTGGAGCAGCACACCAACCTTGGTAGTCTTCACGTTGGGTAAGCACTTTTCAACATCATTATGCCAGGATGATATTTTGGAATTAAACCACTCAATGCACCAAGAACTGCTGTTCCTCCCCAGGCGGCTCTCTGGTCCCTGCCGGTCCATGCTGCCGTAGCAGATGCCAATGCCACAGAAATTGTTCTGCTGCAGTTCCACTTCCCAGTAGTGGACACCTCTCTTGAAGCACTGGAACCCCAGCACTTGGAAACAGTCGGTGAAGCGCTGAGGGTGGTGGTTATAATTCAGGGAGGTGTCTGAGACGGACATCTTGGTATATCTCTCAGAGAGAACCACTTTGTTATGAGCTGTGTTGAAATCCAGCGTGATGTTAGCAGCATCTGCAATGACATGAATCGTTTGAAGGTACTGAAGAGCACTGAACAATCCCTTGGGGAGCAGCCTACCCCAGGGGTGAACAATGCCaatgggaagaaacaggaaaaggaagggaattAAATTACACCGTGGTTAGAGAACAGCATTAGATATAAGCACTGCTGTCTCCTGGGTATCCCCTTCTTGGGCTCTTCAGATATTACAAGACCTGAGATGTATGAAAAAATTACAAGTAAGAGACTCTCCTGAGCATTCACAGCTGGCTCATGCTTCTCTTTGAGCTGATAGTGGCATAATGGTTGTACTCAAAGAGGAGAGACATTGCCGTTAGAGGAGACAGAGTGATGGAAGTACTAGGGAGTAGCAGACCATCAGTCATTGCTGGGATGACCACCACAAAAACTGCTGGGACATTTTACTGTctttttacaaaagcaaaatgaaaacctCACCAAGGAAAACTGTTGTtaagttgttgttgttgttgccagTAGTGTCTATTTGTGGCACTGATAAAGAAACACAGCATTCAAGAGCTTTCCATTGCATGCTGAGGAGAGGAGCCCCCTAGACTACAAGCTGCCctgggagggggtggagtcaccacccctggatgtgtttaagggtcatttggaggAGATGTTggagatatggtgtaggggagaactttgtagagtcaggcttatggttggactcaatgatcccaagggtcttttccaacctgaatgattctgtgattctatttatACTGTCCTGCCTAAGCACTTGTTCCTATGTGTGTTTACCTCCTTGCCCTGCTGTCCTCCACAGTGCAGGCACAGTAATAGCTGCTGCGTTCAACAGCAGCTCTGTATTATGCAGCAGGCAAATGGAGGGTgagtttccttccttcctgcatCTCCATGGGATTCCTTCACCACCCAAAATATATGCTGGCAGAAGAAGGGGATTGCTGATCTGGCAGTGAAAGGTATACCATATTGTATACCGTCTGGTATAGCATCTTAAGCAAGCCATCATGGGCTCACACAAAAGCCTgcatttcatttcaaagaaaaatctggTGTGTTACATCATATTTCTAGGCTACCATCACGcaggcattttgggggaaacCAAAGCCATTACTGAGAAAACTTCATTTACCTTCATAAAGATACAGGAACactgaagataaatttatttCATCTGGCAAAAGAACCACTTAGAAACCTCCCACCCCCTTATCCTCCAAAAATTTTCTTCACTTGTAACAAACCAGTTGACATCCTACTAAAGCAACTAAGCTAACTAAACcccctcaaaaatatttttgtcagatAACTACAGAGGGCACATAACACCAGTGCAGTTAAGTGCAGAAAGTTCATCTTTACGTAGGGTTAATGTTGGGTGTCTTACACTCCAAAAGCTCCTTTCTGGATTTCTTCAGAAAGCTGTCAATAAGCCCTTTAAGTGAAACAGCAGCTGCAGTAGTTACCGGTCCCGTGGTTGGTGctgtggaaacagaagaaaagagtttGACCACTTGGGAAGAAACCCTGCATACATAACGCACCACACCCTGCATGCATAACAGACACACTCGGGTTGGACTGGACCTCTAGAGGTTATCACCTGGTTTACCCTCCTGCTCCGTGCAGCATTAACTTAGCTCATTATTAGCTCAGGTTGCTCACTGTCTTGTCAAGTTTTGAAAATTCCCTgttgtctctgggcaacctctttcAGTGCTTGATCACTCTCACAGTGGCTAGTAAGAGCCTTCTCAGAGCAAGAGTTGAACATTTGCTTAATACACCAACACTAGTGACCATCtacttattttaaaagcagtcaGTGAAAATTAGGATATGTAGGCTGAAAGCTTGGACTCACCAACTTTAATAGGTTTCTTCTTCtcctctggaggaaaaaaaaaaaaaagtggactgTGAGTTCTACGGAGACTGAAAAGCCACTGATAGCCTATGCCCACTGTAACACCACTGTCACGGCTTTTCTGAAGCTGCAGCAGTACATAAAGCTGACAGTCCAGCCTGTTGAAGCCATGTACAAATACACCCATACTGGGAAGCTCGCCTAGCCTGGAGAGAGCTTCATCTCTACTCCAGGATGCAGCATGTTAGGACAAGGGATAATAAGCCTGTTCCCACGAGGCACACAGactattccttttctttttacaaCAGATTGAGTGCAGCAACAGAAGCTACAACTTCATTCATCTCCAGCAACCCACAACAGACCTCTCTGAGTGCTCCACACACAGGACTTGTGAATGGAAAGGACCGTATGTCAAGAGCTCAGTGGAAGTAACAGAAGAAGTTTCTTATTTCAAAACGAGAATATGGAAGATCTTCAAAACAGGCTAGAGTGCCTCATTAATACCAGTATCTGGATAAAACAACACTGAAAGGCCCCAGTAGAACCTGCCATGAAGAACATCTCCCTCACCCCAGCCTTTGAATGTGAGACATGACCAGCAAAATGTCTGAGTAAGGCTGCTAGTAATCACCACTTACTGGTATCTGCCTCCACCTGCGAAGTGGCTTGAGTCTGGTGAGAGATTTTCTCTCTCATAGTATGTTCTTGTGAGgcgagggaaagaaaaaaaaccagaacataAACACTTGTAAGCAGGATTCAATACATACAAATACATCGAACAAGCCAACAGATATTtagtacaaatgaaaaaaaaacctgcaagaactagagggtggggaggctctgcattGCTTTACAGCCTGCACAGACATCACTCCAGGCACACACTGAGGCTAACACACTGGTGTATCTGCACAGTTTGCTGCTTTACAGCTGCGGAGGCATCCATCACTAAATAACCCAAACCACCCTCCCTTTCTCATGCCAGTGTGCTCACTACAGATAATCACGCATCACCGCTAAAGCAAAGAGCTCTCGGGTAACTGCTTGAATTCTTATTTAATAGTAAACCCATAGTTAGGAGAGGATGATGTTCTTTAGTACTTACGTGGTCCCGGAGTCTTCTTTCCcaaactggttttgtttggaggagctgctggagggggCTTAGTTTTCCCAGCCATTAGTTTTGCTGCAATTACCATATTTTACATTATGGTTTGTATTCCCGGGAACAGTAATGCATTAGTGAAGCATTTTTCAATCTTATTTTTCAGTCACGTGAATCAAACTTAAATGATACTTGGCAGAGATGGAAACTGCATAGAAGATACCCATGTCCAGTCCAAAAGATACTTTTGCTTAAAAGAGTAAGTAGAGCTCTGTTCTACAACACTTAAACAATCAGCACCTTTACAGTTTGGTAACCATAGTCCTATCACTCTAAAATGTTTTACGTCTCCCCTCAAATCCACATCTTAACTACATCCAACCCTGCTACATAATAAAAACATACATTACTGTAAGGAATAAAGGCTGAGCTGTGCCAGAAGGGCAGAGTATCATGATAATCCTCAGCTCATCCAAGTATAAGTGAAGAGACAATGGCATGTTTTTTCTCCTAGTCTAGCCCAGACTGTAGCATTTTTGTATGGAAATGGAGGGCTGCAGAAGTTAGAAGAGACAATTTACATTAACCAACTGTATTTGCtgcactattttttttaaaatgctatttggGTTGGAGGGAGAAAAGCCCTCATTTGATCTCAAAGCCAAGGCAGAAAACGCCAGTTCTCCCAGTGATACAGTACCTTCTGCTCTTGTCTACCTACCCTGAGTCACTGAAAGTTTCACAGTGTCTTTAAGGTTGATGGTAGACTGAAAAGTGGAATGTATCAAGTTTTGGTCCATTTCAACTACTGGaatgaaaacatcttttgttGATGTTTTTTGTAGTGCTGCTGCTCCCTGAAATGACAAATGGAGCATCTCATGCAGACCACCTTGTGTAGCAGACATAGAAAAATACAACCAAGTTACTTTACATGCACATCTTTAAATTAGATGTGCATTCATCTCAAATGCAAAGGAGCAAAGGCTACAGTCAGACATGACCCATGGCAAAATTTCAGCAGCAACCCATGTGCATTAATTCTCAACTGATACCTGAAGCAGCAAGAAAGATCTAGATGGCGTCACAGCACAGAGCCGCAACACCTCGTGGAGGTGCATTCTCTCACCCTCTGGCCCCTCTGCTTGTGGGAGAGGTAGTGGCTGAACTGGGGGAGTTACCAGACACCACTTCAGCACTCTTACACTGGTATTTGTGTACTTAGCAGTACATCCTTCTATAGCAGGTTCTTGCACACGACTGCGTTACCATTTGACTGAAAGTGTCTGGAGAGCAGGACTACCACAGCAGGTTTGTGTGATTCTGCATTCTAGAAACATGAAGAACTGGAGTTGCATTTAAAGGACGTATTACCTTCACGAACAGAATGTCATCGTTTTCAGTCAGCGCCTTCTCAATCCTATCTGTGAGagactgaatttctttcttcttataTCCCAGAACAGAGCAAATATAATCAAACTTATTGCaaactcttttttcttcctctgcaatTACTTTCAAGGcctgattttctctttcttcGATTAAAGCTTTAATTTCAAAAAACTCACTTCtgataaaatctttctttttggaAGCTTCTTCCTGGAGCAGACAAGAGCAGACAGACAGTGGTTTCAAAAGCACAGTTTGTGAACAAAGTGCTGCTTACTACTACATGAAAGCCTTTAAGGAACACGCAGGCTTCAATTACTTGAAACAGGCAATAGAAAAGCTATGTATTTCTGTGTAGTTTGGAAAGCAAATTCATTTCCTCCCAAGGAATCAGGACAATTCTCAGTCTCCAGATCCCTGCtgcaggggctgcggggcagaGGCCAGGCCAGCCATCCAGCAGCTACCAGCACTGGGACAGGGCTGTGCCACTGCGAGCTCAGACACCACACAGCCacctgcacagctgcagctgtttCTGCCTCTGACACGTGGCATCTCTTTTTAATACAAAGTTATTCCTGATCCTCTGAGAGACGTTCCAGAGGAGCACAGAAGTGCTACCCTGGCAGCTTTTCAGTTTCTTGGTCTCTACCACTTGGTTCAGAAAGGATGGCACAAGAGAGATGCACCCAATCCAGCTGTCAGCACGGCTGCAACCCCGATCATCAGCTAAGAGCAAGCATTAGTTGTGGTAATCTATGGGGAAGAGCCATCCCACAGGGGCAGCCGTTACAGCTCACTAATCCCTTTGCTCGGGCTGCATGGACACGCACTTTGGTGCCACAGAAAAGGATGGGTTACGGGCCAGGTGtgtcagcacgtgcaagtataaAACCCTTGCACAGTGGCTGGTTTACTCCCATCTCCCACGGAGCTGCCTGGCTCCGCCAAAACGCCTCTTTTCTGTTCGTTCCCAGTGACGTCTTCTCCTGCCAACGCCATCTCAATACTACAGCCGTTGTCGTAGGAGTACAAGCATCAACAACATGCAGTGACTAGCATATGCCAAGCGACCTGACAGCATTTAGAGCAGTTACCCACTTACAGCAGCTTGGCTTTGGTTTCTCTTCACAGTGTTGATTGCCTGAGCAGCTCTCTGACTCTGATCATGCAGCTCCACGAGTTTCTTCTTCAGCGCCAACTGCGATAGAAGAGATCAGAAACTATTTCAGAGAAGCAGTTGAAATGTCTGCTCTCAGCTGGGTCAGGCTTACTGGAGTAAGAATCATATttacaaaaagttttaaataactaAGCATTTAGTACTATTGGTTTAAAACCTACTGCTCCTTAAAGCTTACAGGATGTAAAAGTACTCTTCTAAATGTGTGGCTTGTGGAGCTGGTACCCTCCCTGCAGCTGCACCTCTCCCCACAGCAAGATACACGCTGTTGACTTACCCCTGATAAGGCCCGAGTGcttgcacacacagagcagttCCCAGTGCTAAGAATAAACATTACAGAGGGTCTCGGCTTGAACTTTGGGCACTAGCTTAACACTACCGTTCACCCATCTTAATTGAGGATTTTACTGCTCAGATGCGAATTACCTGCTCCTGTAGTTCAAGACCCTGCTAAGCTATATCAGGGAGGACTTCTGAGGGTAAGCAGTATACACACTTGCCAAATAGATGGGAGTTTGTCCACCTAAACTTTTCAAACGTGCTTTACTCTTCTACCCTCTGATTTTCATCTGCACTAAGATACAAAGGCTTGGTTTCCTTCCCTTCCACTCTGTGGAGAACCTCTCCTGGCTTTTATCTACGTGCTAAAGCTCTCCTTAGGCTACTTTTATAATTCTTTGCTTCTTAAGAACATACACAGAGCAATGTCTGTCTGCAGTCCCTCGGTCACCCTGTGGTACAGCCATGCAGTGAACCCTGCACAGGGAGCAGCGGAGGAGGCTCAGAGCTGCAGGTGACACCCGGGGCTCGCCGGTCAGCCCAGGACAGGACAGGAGCTGGCAATGGACTCCATGACGGTGCCCACCCCCACCCTCCAAACACCATCTTGGCGAGAGGAGGAAAACGCAAGGAGCGACTCTGAAGATGCGCTCAAGCGCGCGTCGGAGGGCGGGTAACAGCTCGCCAAGGCCAGGCATGAGATTTACAGTCCAAGCCTTGGTCCAGCACTCCACAGCCCAAAACCCCGCTACCCAGGGAGCCACCAGGCCCCGGGGGGGCAAAGGGGAGCCCCGGCAAGAGCTGCCTGCCGCAGCCGCTCACCTCGGCGTCGGCTTTGGCCAGTTGCACAGGGCTGGTGTGACACGGCTTGTGGTCGAGGAGGCAGagggagcagaggcagctgcCGTGCTTGCTACAGAAGAACTCGAAGATCTTGTTGTGCTGCGGGCACTTGCGGCGGTGGAGGTGGCGGAGCGGCGGGCAGAGCTGGTGGTCGCGGAAGGCCGGGCTGTCCCGGTGCGGCCGCAGGTGCTCGAGGCAGAAGGCGGCCATGCAGGTCAGGCAGGTCTGCGCGGCCGGCGCCTGCTGGCAGCTGTCGCAGAGCACGGACACCTTCGCCCCGCACCCCGCCGCTTCCTCCGcctcctcttccacctccaccTCCTTCGCCTTCACCTTGTCCCCGTCCCCGAcgcagccctggagctgctccaCCACCCGGCACAGCACCGTGTTCTTCTGCAGCTGCGGGCGCTCGGGGAAGGTGGTCCGGCACTGCGGGCAGCTGAAACAGGCCGAGAGCCCGCCCCAGGAGAgctccaggcaggagctgcagaagttGTGCCCGCAAGGCACCGTCACGGGGCAGCTGAAGAGGCAGAGGCAGATGGAGCAGGTCAGTTCCTCCTCCAGCGCCCCCAGGCCCAGGTCCGACGGCGAACAAGTCGGCTGCGCCATGGCCCCGACGGCTGCTCGCCCCGAGATGCCAGAAGCGAAACTGGGACCGGAGCTTTCCGGGAATCTACgcggcccgtccccgccccggcgggcggagcggcagcgccggggccctCCCGCCCCTGGCCGCGGGGCCGAGCCCGGCCGCCCGAGCCCGCGTGGGGCCGTGGCGCGGGTCGGGGCGGAGCGGCCCCGCGGTGCCCCCGAGCCGGGGGAGGCCGGTACAGCATCGCCCACGGCAGCCGCTGCGCCCGGGAGAGGGCCTCGGGTTCGGTTTCTGCACCAGAACGCCTCATTTCCGAGGCGCACGGCGGCCCGGAGTGgcagccccggcgcggggggagcgctgcctcccggccgccccgctcccggcccgggcTGGACGAAGTTCTTTCTCCAAAGAACTCTGCAGTCTGGCAGCCGCCTGCCTGGGGCACCGCTGCCCGCACGCGTGTGCTTGGGGCCGGGCAAACGTGGGAACCCCGACCTCGGCCTGCCGCAGAGCTGCCTGTAACCTGGGCTGCTGAGGAGCAAACAAGCTGTTGTCGATCCAGTGTTTTTAAAGCTTAACACGGGTTACTCATGTGGAATGTAGAAACCATCTCAACAGAAAATACTTCTTCATTCTTCTCCACAGTCTTAACGGTTGAATAATCACTGTTTCTAACAGAACCACTGGATGCACAATGTGTTCAGCTGCTCCTGTTGTAACTAACTCGACTCCAAATTCTTCCAGTGGCCTCTTCGTGTTCCTCTTCTGCCCTGTCTGCTGGTGTCCCAGGAGCTTCCTCTGTGCTCTCTGTACTTCCACACTTCGTACACTCACGCTGGCAGTGTGGGTGAAATGGAGCAGCCTGACGCAAATCTGTGACCCCACAAGGATTCAGACAGAGCCTGGTgctctgcagcagaagcagccGCCTGCGCCCGACTGCATTTCCAGTGGCCAAAGGACACCAAGCGTGGAGAACTGTTGCTACTCCTTTTAATGGTATTAGCAGACATTTGTGGGGTTTCTGTGTTGCCATTAGGCCTCAGAAACTTCCAAATATGTTCAGGTGTGGGAGATGACTCCAGACCCACAGCCACTGAAGATGggcaaatatttttttgctagactacagagctgggcagaggccCAACAGTCAACCTGTGGGTGATAGTGAGGCCCCAGCAGCGCTGAAGAAATGCCTCTGTCGCTCTACCCATCTACCAGAAAGCGCTCATGGCGTAGCACTGCAGTCAAAAGCCTGAACAGCCACGGGAAGTACCCATAAAGGGGAAGTTAAAACAACCAGAGAATGAAGTAAAACCAACACTAGCGGGTAAGATATCCAAACAAGGTACCAGAAGGAGCCCCAGTATGTACAGGGGAAAAAATCTCTGGAGTGACAATGGCAGTCTTGCTCCCCTTGTCTGTAAAGTCATGCTTGTTGGCTTGAGACAACTTGAGGCCAATCCTCCCTGCTTATCACAAAACACGACGCATGAAACAGGTATATAGTCAGGAAAATTGAAGGGCCTCCTTGGAGCTTGCTCTCAGCTGGCCTGAGTCCCTCCCACTACACTGGACATCTTCCCTGACGCATCGTGACATGAACCCACAGAGAAGAAATATGACAGGTCAAATTGCCTTCCTTGCAATGCATGCATTAGTTATTATCTACATGACTGTCTTTCACTAAATAGTTAAAACAAGCTTGTGTACGGGCTTTGGCCTATTTAATAACCTGTTACTGATAAACATCCACCCGGGTCACGTCCAGTGCagttgttactgattttgctatcaactgaaattgttatgtttgattttaatatgagcATAGTATTAAGAggtattttagtaaaataatttgttcacatttattgcattttgtaccagcaactgactgctactttaaatcccctgtacagtcctgtaccaaggctgaagggagtgGTCATAATTAGCTAGTGGAAACAGTTAGCATGTAAGTAACAAagcacaagatgatttgtaaaatgATTTATGACGcgtacataggactagaagaacgcaagtagttgtcaaggtctaggattaatgggaactgagggaagtgaccgtaacaacctgcaagtacctgccaagaaaccgtgaacttaagcagaaggtaattccggcagggggagatcgtgaccaccaactcatggaccacctactcacattacaccccagagccatttctagacatttctagctttcactgcacatagttggaaataggaggagagtacgTTGATGATTTACACGAAATTATATGtctatgtatgaatacttaatgagtAAATTTTACATAAGATG
The sequence above is drawn from the Athene noctua chromosome 18, bAthNoc1.hap1.1, whole genome shotgun sequence genome and encodes:
- the TRIM25 gene encoding E3 ubiquitin/ISG15 ligase TRIM25 gives rise to the protein MAQPTCSPSDLGLGALEEELTCSICLCLFSCPVTVPCGHNFCSSCLELSWGGLSACFSCPQCRTTFPERPQLQKNTVLCRVVEQLQGCVGDGDKVKAKEVEVEEEAEEAAGCGAKVSVLCDSCQQAPAAQTCLTCMAAFCLEHLRPHRDSPAFRDHQLCPPLRHLHRRKCPQHNKIFEFFCSKHGSCLCSLCLLDHKPCHTSPVQLAKADAELALKKKLVELHDQSQRAAQAINTVKRNQSQAAEEASKKKDFIRSEFFEIKALIEERENQALKVIAEEEKRVCNKFDYICSVLGYKKKEIQSLTDRIEKALTENDDILFVKGAAALQKTSTKDVFIPVVEMDQNLIHSTFQSTINLKDTVKLSVTQAKLMAGKTKPPPAAPPNKTSLGKKTPGPQHTMREKISHQTQATSQVEADTKEKKKPIKVAPTTGPVTTAAAVSLKGLIDSFLKKSRKELLEYAANITLDFNTAHNKVVLSERYTKMSVSDTSLNYNHHPQRFTDCFQVLGFQCFKRGVHYWEVELQQNNFCGIGICYGSMDRQGPESRLGRNSSSWCIEWFNSKISSWHNDVEKCLPNVKTTKVGVLLHCEGGFVIFMAVGEKHNLIYKFKTQFTEALYPAFWLFSSGTVLSLCPMKQ